One Kwoniella pini CBS 10737 chromosome 11, complete sequence DNA segment encodes these proteins:
- a CDS encoding translation elongation factor Tu — MMRNVISSRVSSALRTTETRAAIRPLAGPSVPLARTLVTKPLPTPRFRALVQCPRRLPTRGYAAEAGGKFSRKKPHFNIGTIGHVDHGKTTLTAAITKYLAEQGGGKFMDYSQIDKAPEEKARGITISTAHVEYETPNRHYAHIDCPGHADYIKNMITGAAQLDGAIIVVSATDGQMPQTREHLLLARQVGIKRLVVFINKVDQVDDPEMLELVEMEMRELLSEFGFEGEETPIVMGTALAALEGKDPERGANKIKELMEQADTWLELPPRDLEKPFLMYVEDVFSISGRGTVVTGKVERGVITKGSEVEIVGMGSPIKTTLTGIEMFHKELERGEAGDNMGALLRGIKREQVRRGQVLVQPGSIKSVKKFKAQLYILTKEEGGRYTPFMANYRPQLFIRTTDVTVSLNFPEGTEGAHEKLVMPGDNVEMIGDLVHDIALEPGSRFTLREGGKTIGTGIVNEIYE; from the exons ATGATGCGAAACGTCATCTCAAGTCGAGTCTCTTCAGCACTCAGAACCACCGAAACTCGAGCTGCGATTCGACCTTTGGCTGGACCTTCTGTTCCTCTCGCTCGAACTCTCGTTACTAAACCCCTTCCTACACCTCGATTCAGAGCTCTTGTACAATGTCCTAGAAGATTACCTACAAGAGGATACGCCGCTGAAGCAGGTGGTAAATTCAGTAGAAAGAAGCCTCATTTCAACATCGGTACGATCGGTCATGTCGATCATGGTAAAACTACTTTGACTGCTGCTATCACCAAATACCTTGCCGAACAAGGTGGTGGTAAATTCATGGATTATTCTCAAATCGATAAAGCGCCAGAGGAAAAAGCTAGAGGTATCACTATATCCACTGCT CACGTCGAATATGAAACCCCTAACCGACATTACGCTCATATTGATTGTCCTGGTCACGCCGATT ATATCAAGAATATGATTACTGGTGCCGCTCAATTAGACGGAGCTATCATTGTAGTATCAGCTACCGATGGTCAAATGCCTCAAACCCGGGAACACTTGTTGTTGGCCAGACAAGTTGGTATCAAGAGATTAGTGGTATTCATCAACAAGgttgatcaagttgatgatCCCGAGATGTTGGAATTGGTAGAGATGGAAATGAGGGAGTTATTGTCTGAATTTGGATTCGAAGGAGAGGAAACTCCAATTGTCATGGGTACTGCTTTAGCTGCTTTAGAAGGAAAAGACCCAGAGAGAGGTGCCAACAAGATCAAGGAGTTAATGGAACAAGCCGATACATGGTTGGAGCTTCCTCCAC GTGATCTCGAAAAGCCTTTCTTGATGTACGTTGAAGATGTCTTCTCCATTTCCGGTCGAGGTACTGTCGTTACTGGTAAAGTGGAACGAGGTGTTATCACCAAGGGTTCGGAAGTAGAGATCGTTGGTATGGGATCCCCCATCAAAACCACTCTTACTGGTATCG AGATGTTCCACAAGGAGCTTGAACGAGGTGAAGCTGGTGATAACATGGGTGCCCTTCTTCGAGGTATCAAGAGAGAGCAAGTCAGACGTGGACAAGTCTTGGTACAACCAGGATCTATCAAATCAGTCAAGAAATTCAAGGCTCAATTATAT ATTTTGACTAAAGAGGAAGGTGGTCGATACACTCCATTCATGGCCAACTACCGTCCACAACTTTTCATCCGAACCACCGATGTTACAGTCTCCCTTAACTTCCCAGAGGGTACTGAAGGAGCTCATGAAAAATTAGTAATGCCAGGAGATAACGTAGAAATGATCGGTGATTTGGTCCATGATATTGCTCTTGAACCTGGATCTAGATTCACATTAAGAGAAGGTGGTAAGACTATCGGTACCGGTATCGTCAACGAGATTTACGAGTAG
- a CDS encoding homoserine O-acetyltransferase: protein MPPRATLPRSVQLPSNKLTWKPPKPHLASYHPPAPTASSSSTTYFVPPTSPQLPPRRKPIFNPGGFGLQSSPKPAPSPRSWKGKEKEIEEIQKKDDELRRDEERLEGKESTKGKEEAEACYVPPPATLHFHSTNQLPLLYSPQPLPPFQIAYETWGKLNSARDNAILLHTGLSASSHVASGGNDVSTSTSSKPGWWEDFVGSGKSIDTDKFFVICTNVLGGCFGSTGPSSPYPPGDGETRWATRFPMLSIHDMTRAQLDLLDYLKIDKLYASIGSSMGGMQSISMAYIAPERVGRVASISASGRSGLNGVGMRYAQRSVLMADPNWNRGFYYDGVPPHNGMKLARQIATITYRSGPEWEQRFGRQMLSEQEAALDSDGNPDVPRLSPDFLIETYLDHQGERFCLTYDANSMIYLSKAMDLFDMSSTALTSLAKKFNTAYPNSNPFPYPSDPVGISVSLPRNENLLKFKENDKNEIEIKKKLKKFIPTSKSPHLSELSLGLKRLKDIPALVLGVQSDVLFPVEQQRELADALKLTGNQNVTYYELGGVWGHDTFLLDVQNVGGAIRGFLH, encoded by the exons ATGCCACCTCGAGCTACTTTACCTCGTTCCGTTCAATTACCAAGCAATAAGCTCACTTGGAAACCACCTAAACCTCATTTAGCATCATATCATCCACCTGCGCCtactgcttcttcttcttcaactacaTATTTTGTACCTCCAACTTCACCACAATTACCACCTAGACGTAAACCCATCTTTAACCCTGGTGGATTTGGTCTTCAGTCTTCTCCGAAACCCGCTCCTTCACCTAGATCGtggaaaggtaaagaaaaggaaattgagGAGATTCagaaaaaagatgatgaacttagaagagatgaagaaagattagaaggtaaagaatcaactaaaggaaaagaagaagctgaagcttgCTATGTT CCACCGCCTGCTACActtcatttccattctaCAAATCAATTACCATTATTATATTCTCCTcaacctttaccaccttttcAAATAGCATACGAAACATGGGGTAAACTTAATTCAGCAAGGGATAATGCAATTTTACTTCATACGGgattatcagcttcttctcatGTTGCATCAGGTGGAAATGACGTTTCAACAAGTACATCTTCAAAACCAGGTTGGTGGGAAGATTTCGTTGGATcaggaaaatcaattgatacaGATAAATTTTTCGTTATTTGTACTAATGTTTTAGGAGGTTGTTTTGGTTCAACTGgtccttcttcaccttaTCCACCTGGTGATGGTGAAACTCGTTGGGCAACAAGATTTCCAATGTTATCAATTCATGATATGACAAGAGCTCAacttgatttattagattatttaaaaattgataaattatatgCAAGTATAGGATCAAGTATGGGTGGAATGCAATCTATTTCAATGGCTTATATCGCTCCTGAAAGAGTAGGAAGAGTTGCTAGTATTTCTGCGAGTGGAAGATCAGGTCTAAATGGTGTAGGAATGAGATATGCTCAAAGGAGTG TCCTCATGGCAGACCCTAACTGGAACAGAGGATTTTATTACGACGGTGTACCCCCTCATAACGGTATGAAGCTTGCTAGGC AAATCGCTACCATCACTTATCGATCCGGACCAGAATGGGAACAACGATTTGGACGACAAATGCTTTCAGAGCAAGAAGCTGCCTTGGACTCGGATGGGAACCCAGATGTACCTAGACTTAGTCCAGATTTCTTGATTGAAAcatatcttgatcatcaa GGGGAGAGGTTTTGTTTAACATACGACGCCAATtcaatgatttatttatcaaaagcaatggatttatttgatatgTCTTCAACAGCACTTACATCTTTAGcaaagaaattcaatacAGCTTATCCTAATTCAAATCCTTTTCCTTACCCTTCTGATCCAGTTGGAATATCAGTTTCATTACctagaaatgaaaatttattaaaattcaaagaaaatgataaaaatgaaattgaaattaaaaagaaattgaaaaaattcattCCAACCTCAAAATCACCTCATTTATCTGAACTTTCTTTAGGTCTTAAACGTTTAAAAGATATACCAGCTTTGGTATTAGGTGTACAATCTGATGTACTTTTTCCTGTTGAACAACAACGTGAACTTGCTGATGCACTCAAGTTGACtggaaatcaaaatgtaaCTTATTACGAATTAGGTGGTGTATGGGGACATGATACTTTTTTATTAGATGTTCAAAACGTCGGAGGAGCAATTAGGGGATTCCTGCATTAG